One stretch of Streptomyces sp. 135 DNA includes these proteins:
- the rplS gene encoding 50S ribosomal protein L19, with translation MANLLDSLDSASLRDDIPAFRPGDTVNVHVRVIEGNRSRVQQFKGVVIRRQGAGVRETFTVRKVSFSVGVERTFPVHTPIVEKIELVTRGDVRRAKLYYLRELRGKAAKIKEKRES, from the coding sequence ATGGCCAACCTGCTCGACTCCCTCGACAGCGCGTCGCTGCGCGACGACATCCCGGCCTTCCGCCCGGGTGACACCGTCAACGTCCACGTCCGCGTCATCGAGGGCAACCGCTCCCGTGTGCAGCAGTTCAAGGGCGTAGTCATCCGTCGCCAGGGTGCCGGCGTGCGCGAGACCTTCACGGTCCGCAAGGTCTCCTTCTCCGTCGGCGTCGAGCGCACCTTCCCGGTGCACACCCCGATCGTCGAGAAGATCGAGCTCGTCACCCGCGGTGACGTGCGTCGCGCGAAGCTGTACTACCTCCGTGAGCTGCGCGGCAAGGCCGCGAAGATCAAGGAGAAGCGCGAGAGCTGA
- the trmD gene encoding tRNA (guanosine(37)-N1)-methyltransferase TrmD: MRLDVVTIFPEYLEPLNVSLVGKARARGRLDVRVHDLREWTYDRHNTVDDTPYGGGPGMVMKTEPWGAALDDVLAEGYESGAHGPALVVPTPSGRPFTQELAVELSERPWLVFTPARYEGIDRRVTDEYATRLPVYEVSIGDYVLAGGEAAVLVITEAVARLLPGVLGNAESHQDDSFAPGAMANLLEGPVYTKPPQWRGHGIPDVLLSGHHGKIARWRRDEALRRTTRNRPDLIERCDPKAFDKKDREMLSILGWRPGPDGRFGRDPEAVEE, from the coding sequence ATGCGGCTCGACGTCGTCACGATCTTCCCCGAGTACCTGGAGCCCCTGAACGTCTCACTCGTCGGCAAGGCACGCGCGCGTGGCCGGCTCGACGTGCGGGTGCACGACCTCAGGGAGTGGACGTACGACCGCCACAACACGGTCGACGACACCCCCTACGGCGGCGGCCCCGGCATGGTCATGAAGACCGAGCCCTGGGGCGCGGCCCTCGACGACGTACTCGCCGAAGGGTACGAGTCAGGGGCCCACGGGCCCGCCCTGGTCGTCCCGACGCCCAGCGGGCGCCCCTTCACCCAGGAACTCGCCGTCGAGCTCTCCGAGCGCCCCTGGCTGGTCTTCACGCCCGCGCGCTACGAGGGCATCGACCGCCGCGTCACGGACGAGTACGCCACCCGCCTGCCGGTGTACGAGGTGTCCATCGGCGACTACGTCCTCGCGGGCGGGGAAGCGGCCGTCCTCGTCATCACGGAGGCGGTGGCCCGGCTGCTGCCCGGCGTCCTCGGCAACGCCGAGTCCCACCAGGACGACTCCTTCGCGCCCGGCGCCATGGCCAACCTCCTCGAAGGCCCCGTCTACACCAAGCCCCCCCAGTGGCGCGGTCACGGCATCCCGGACGTCCTGCTCAGCGGCCACCACGGCAAGATCGCCCGCTGGCGGCGGGACGAGGCGCTGCGCCGCACCACCCGCAACAGACCCGATCTCATCGAGCGTTGCGACCCCAAGGCCTTCGACAAGAAGGACCGCGAGATGCTCTCGATCCTGGGGTGGCGGCCGGGGCCCGACGGCCGATTTGGGCGAGACCCCGAGGCCGTGGAAGAATAG
- the rimM gene encoding ribosome maturation factor RimM (Essential for efficient processing of 16S rRNA), whose amino-acid sequence MQLVVARIGRAHGIKGEVTVEVRTDEPELRLGPGAVLATDPASVGPLTIETGRVHSGRLLLRFEGVRDRTGAEALRNTLLIAEVDPEELPEDPDEYYDHQLMDLDVVTKDGTEVGRITEISHLPSQDLFIVERPDGGEVMIPFVEEIVTEIDLEEQRAVIDPPPGLIDDRAEIASARDAEAAAEGESAPEDESAPEDESAPEDKA is encoded by the coding sequence GTGCAGTTGGTAGTCGCTCGGATCGGCCGCGCCCACGGCATCAAGGGCGAGGTCACCGTGGAGGTACGCACCGACGAGCCCGAGCTGCGGCTCGGCCCCGGCGCCGTGCTCGCCACCGACCCCGCCTCGGTGGGCCCGCTGACCATCGAGACCGGCCGCGTGCACAGCGGCCGCCTCCTGCTGCGCTTCGAGGGCGTGCGCGACCGCACCGGCGCCGAGGCGCTGCGCAACACCCTGCTCATCGCGGAGGTCGACCCCGAGGAGCTCCCGGAGGACCCCGACGAGTACTACGACCACCAGCTGATGGATCTCGACGTGGTCACCAAGGACGGCACCGAGGTCGGACGCATCACGGAGATCTCGCACCTGCCCTCGCAGGATCTGTTCATCGTGGAGCGGCCCGACGGCGGTGAGGTCATGATCCCCTTCGTCGAGGAGATCGTCACCGAGATCGACCTGGAGGAGCAGCGCGCGGTCATCGACCCCCCGCCCGGCCTCATCGACGACCGCGCGGAGATCGCGTCCGCCCGTGACGCCGAGGCGGCCGCGGAGGGCGAGTCGGCACCGGAGGACGAGTCGGCACCGGAGGACGAGTCGGCACCGGAGGACAAGGCGTAA
- a CDS encoding SDR family NAD(P)-dependent oxidoreductase, with translation MAADLLTESTVFREAVADVDAALAPRLGWSVTDELSAPAQRSRLALTEVAQPLLFAVQIGLVRMLQARGITPHGVLGHSVGEVAAAHVAGALDLAQAAHVIVERSRTQATTAGTGRMAAVALPADEAAKEAAVFPGAEVAAVNSGQDVTVAGPTDVLRAFLAELTRKGVACKELDLDHAFHSAAMDPIERPMRRGLSELRPTTAQLPMFSSVTGDRIEGSGLDGAYWWRNVREPVRFSDATQKALEDGADVFVEIGPHPVLRSYLHRVAHSRTRDPVAVTPTLLRDVAGSDAMDHAVATLMAQGAELRWDVYFPRPGRVVDLPAYPWQRERHWNGTPQTWLRTSGSGRLDHPLLGERLPSPIPTWEGAIEPALAPWLADHRLAGSVVVPATAYVEMAMAAGRLTLDGPAEVDCLEITRPLVVPWADAGSVRVQLAVTPDDGLVSITSTDARSARPRAHVRARVRALLGRAPADIDLAAVRARCPRVVDGARHYDTVGRAGLQYGPAFQVLRELRVGDGEVLATYVHQAPSQEYEAHPALLDGALQAGAPLIGAAVEDGTVFLPAAVGSARVWRAPASRGWVHVRRRSLSAAETCWDITVTDDVGRVCVELLRCRLRKLAGAHRTALTTHHTTMRAAPDPGPWPGDGPPVTPRQIASAAADRIAACRADWHDAGYDRFIALLKKAAAHRYAAAVAALLPDPGAAFGIDDLVGAGMEPRRVPFAETMRPEMIRHGLAEEARDGRLRLTRSRFEDTELLRELTLEFPRYSTESRLAISRTRDRLAPGGDPADLAASDGSLADIEQLYDTAVTLRFHNRLAQALLRETVRAWPGDRPLRVLEVGAGTGGMTAAVLPLLPAERTHYVFSDVSPAFLDRAERRFAAHDFVTYRTFDLDADPAGQGLHEERFEVVIAANALHTAKDLEAAVRRVASLLTPGGMLLALESHDTHCLAPYFGTVDTFWDRIDHDERPGSPLLPSERWPDLLTRCGFVDVVRTDDDAPECRDDFSVLLAATPRRALAPPALPTAPASRHRVIAAETAGEVALARAVADLLPPAADGTRASVHAPDEGAVDWAGVLGAGGADVCVLLGDAPGDEPAGAVALTTRRAALLRALSGACAALDGTASVSLTLVTRPSGALPHPERPEATHDAAVWGIARTLANEEPRLSLRAVSLDRSGETATDAHRVARELLAEDTETEVVLTAGGGRFVPRERELPAARTEETAGGEASFGLEVRSPGLSYQLAWVENTPLPAGPGQVAVAVRAAALNYRDMMQAVGLLPAEAIEGTYTEVGLGLECAGVVTAVGPDVTGFRPGDRVYGLAPASLASHTLTAAQALGHMPAGMSFTEAATLPVVFSTVHYSLDHLARLRAGETVLVHGGAGGIGLAVLQYAHRCGARVIATAGTPAKRELLRTLGAEHVLDSRSLDFAVRVMEVTDGRGVDVVVNSLAGEAITRSLELLRPGGRFIELGKRDIYENRPLLLRPFRNNISFFGVDLTTLAFDPDRGARLFADVTERVRDRSYRPLPHSVYPAARVSEAFQLMQHSRHVGKVVVAMDPLDEPVPVERRTQAPSLDPSGTYLVTGGLSGFGAATAEWLAERGARHLALMSRRGDASPEAGTVLAGLAERGVRATAYAADVTDPSAVREVLARIDSGGHPLRGAVHCAMHLEDDPLAELTDERFAAALAPKTAGAAVLDQLLGDRELDLFLLYSSGTTFLGNVRQANYVAADLWLEALARRRRGAGAAGRAIAWGAIGETGYVARTGLTGALTSVGIEPVAPREAFAAAELLAAQGPEVAGVGRYNWARLRNFLPALAAPRCATLLPEHMGEADHSREEIVAALAAMEPQDAVRAVAETLARLLAGVLHLDEQDLDHDRRLDEYGLDSLMLAEMLVSLRTRFDIDIPPLELLRSGGTITDISHLVLLRLGLTGNPSAAAGSAEPAEADSVSRV, from the coding sequence ATGGCGGCCGACCTCCTGACCGAAAGCACCGTCTTCCGGGAGGCCGTCGCGGACGTGGACGCGGCGCTCGCGCCCCGGCTGGGCTGGTCGGTGACCGACGAGCTGTCGGCACCGGCCCAACGCTCACGGCTGGCGCTGACCGAGGTGGCCCAACCCCTGCTGTTCGCGGTCCAGATCGGCCTGGTGCGGATGCTCCAGGCGCGGGGAATCACCCCTCACGGCGTGCTCGGCCACAGCGTGGGGGAGGTCGCCGCCGCCCATGTCGCCGGCGCCCTGGACCTGGCACAGGCCGCCCACGTGATCGTCGAGCGCAGCCGCACCCAGGCCACCACCGCAGGGACGGGCCGGATGGCGGCCGTGGCGCTCCCCGCGGACGAGGCGGCCAAGGAAGCCGCCGTCTTCCCCGGGGCCGAAGTGGCGGCGGTGAACAGCGGCCAGGACGTGACCGTGGCGGGCCCCACCGACGTCCTGCGGGCCTTCCTGGCCGAGCTGACCCGCAAGGGAGTCGCCTGCAAGGAGCTGGACCTCGACCACGCCTTCCACAGCGCGGCGATGGACCCGATCGAGCGACCGATGCGCCGGGGGCTGTCCGAACTGCGGCCCACCACGGCCCAGTTGCCGATGTTCTCCTCCGTGACCGGCGACCGGATCGAGGGCTCCGGCCTGGACGGGGCCTACTGGTGGCGCAACGTTCGGGAACCCGTCCGCTTCTCCGACGCCACGCAGAAGGCGCTGGAGGACGGCGCCGACGTCTTCGTGGAGATCGGCCCGCACCCCGTCCTCCGCTCCTACCTGCACCGCGTCGCCCACTCCCGCACGCGGGACCCGGTCGCCGTGACGCCCACCCTGCTCCGTGACGTGGCGGGATCCGACGCCATGGACCACGCCGTGGCCACGCTCATGGCCCAGGGCGCCGAGCTGCGATGGGACGTGTACTTCCCGCGCCCGGGCCGCGTGGTGGACCTTCCCGCCTACCCCTGGCAGCGCGAGCGCCACTGGAACGGGACGCCGCAGACCTGGCTGCGCACCAGCGGCTCCGGTCGCCTGGACCACCCGCTGCTCGGCGAGCGGCTGCCCTCCCCTATTCCTACCTGGGAGGGGGCCATCGAGCCCGCGCTGGCTCCCTGGCTCGCCGACCACCGCCTCGCGGGCTCGGTGGTCGTGCCGGCGACGGCCTACGTCGAGATGGCGATGGCCGCCGGGCGGCTCACCCTCGACGGCCCGGCGGAAGTCGACTGCCTGGAGATCACCCGCCCGCTGGTCGTGCCCTGGGCGGACGCCGGCAGCGTACGCGTCCAGCTGGCCGTCACACCGGACGACGGCCTGGTGAGCATCACCAGCACCGACGCGCGGAGCGCCCGGCCCCGCGCGCACGTACGGGCCAGGGTGAGGGCACTGCTCGGCCGGGCGCCCGCCGACATCGACCTCGCCGCCGTCCGGGCACGCTGCCCACGGGTCGTGGACGGCGCGCGGCACTACGACACGGTGGGCCGCGCCGGCCTCCAGTACGGCCCCGCCTTCCAGGTCCTGCGCGAACTGCGCGTCGGAGACGGGGAGGTGCTGGCCACGTACGTGCACCAGGCCCCGAGCCAGGAGTACGAGGCGCACCCCGCCCTGCTGGACGGTGCCTTGCAGGCGGGCGCACCGCTGATCGGCGCGGCCGTGGAGGACGGCACGGTCTTCCTGCCCGCCGCCGTGGGGTCCGCCCGCGTGTGGCGCGCGCCCGCCTCCCGCGGCTGGGTCCACGTCCGCCGGCGGTCCCTCTCGGCGGCCGAGACTTGCTGGGACATCACGGTGACCGACGACGTCGGACGGGTCTGCGTCGAACTGCTCCGCTGCCGGCTGCGCAAGCTGGCCGGCGCCCACCGCACCGCCCTGACGACTCACCACACCACGATGCGGGCCGCGCCCGACCCGGGACCCTGGCCCGGCGACGGGCCGCCGGTCACCCCGCGGCAGATCGCCTCGGCCGCCGCCGACCGAATCGCCGCCTGCCGCGCCGACTGGCACGACGCCGGCTACGACCGCTTCATCGCGCTCTTGAAGAAGGCCGCCGCCCACCGGTACGCCGCCGCTGTCGCCGCCCTCCTGCCCGATCCCGGTGCCGCCTTCGGCATCGATGACCTGGTCGGCGCCGGGATGGAGCCGCGGCGCGTGCCGTTCGCCGAGACGATGCGCCCCGAGATGATCCGCCACGGCCTGGCCGAGGAAGCCCGGGACGGGCGGCTGCGGCTGACCCGGTCGCGGTTCGAGGACACGGAACTCCTGCGCGAACTGACCCTGGAGTTCCCGCGGTACTCCACCGAGAGCCGGCTGGCCATCAGCCGCACGCGGGACCGCCTGGCCCCCGGAGGCGACCCGGCGGACCTGGCGGCCTCCGACGGAAGCCTCGCGGACATCGAACAGCTCTACGACACCGCCGTCACCCTCCGCTTCCACAACCGTCTCGCGCAGGCACTCCTGCGCGAGACGGTACGGGCCTGGCCGGGGGACCGGCCCCTGCGGGTTTTGGAAGTGGGCGCCGGCACGGGTGGCATGACGGCCGCCGTGCTCCCCCTCCTGCCCGCCGAGCGGACCCACTACGTCTTCAGCGACGTCTCACCCGCGTTCCTCGACCGCGCCGAACGCCGCTTCGCCGCCCACGACTTCGTGACCTACCGCACCTTCGACCTGGACGCCGACCCGGCCGGACAGGGGCTGCACGAGGAGCGGTTCGAGGTGGTGATCGCCGCCAACGCCCTGCATACCGCCAAGGACCTCGAAGCCGCCGTGCGCCGGGTCGCGAGTCTCCTGACCCCCGGCGGCATGCTCCTGGCCCTCGAAAGCCACGACACGCACTGCCTGGCCCCCTACTTCGGCACCGTGGACACCTTCTGGGACCGCATCGACCACGACGAGCGCCCCGGCTCACCGCTGCTGCCCAGCGAGCGCTGGCCGGACCTGCTGACCAGGTGCGGGTTCGTCGACGTCGTGCGCACGGATGATGATGCCCCGGAGTGCCGCGACGACTTCTCCGTACTCCTCGCCGCGACCCCCCGCCGTGCCCTCGCCCCGCCCGCGCTGCCGACCGCCCCGGCCAGCCGCCACCGGGTGATCGCCGCCGAGACGGCCGGTGAAGTCGCCCTGGCCCGAGCCGTCGCCGACCTCCTGCCGCCGGCCGCGGACGGCACCCGCGCCTCGGTGCACGCGCCGGACGAGGGCGCGGTCGACTGGGCGGGCGTCCTCGGGGCCGGGGGCGCGGACGTGTGCGTACTCCTCGGTGACGCGCCCGGCGACGAACCGGCCGGGGCCGTCGCGCTCACCACCCGGCGCGCGGCGCTCCTGCGTGCGCTCAGCGGGGCCTGCGCGGCTCTCGACGGCACCGCGTCGGTCTCGCTGACGCTGGTGACCCGGCCGAGCGGCGCCCTGCCGCACCCGGAGCGGCCGGAGGCGACCCACGACGCGGCGGTGTGGGGCATCGCCCGCACCCTCGCCAACGAGGAACCCCGCCTGTCCCTCCGCGCCGTCTCGCTGGACCGCTCCGGAGAGACGGCCACCGACGCCCACCGGGTGGCCCGCGAACTGCTGGCGGAAGACACCGAGACCGAAGTGGTGCTCACCGCGGGCGGCGGCCGGTTCGTCCCCCGGGAGCGAGAGCTGCCCGCCGCTCGCACGGAGGAGACGGCCGGGGGAGAGGCGTCCTTCGGCCTTGAGGTGCGCTCCCCCGGGCTCTCCTACCAACTGGCATGGGTCGAGAACACGCCCCTGCCCGCGGGGCCGGGCCAGGTGGCCGTGGCCGTACGGGCCGCGGCGCTGAACTACCGCGACATGATGCAGGCGGTCGGTCTGCTGCCGGCCGAGGCGATCGAAGGGACGTACACGGAGGTCGGCCTCGGCCTGGAGTGCGCCGGGGTGGTGACGGCCGTCGGGCCCGACGTGACCGGGTTCCGGCCGGGCGACCGGGTGTACGGCCTGGCGCCGGCGTCGCTGGCCTCCCACACCCTGACCGCCGCCCAGGCTCTCGGACACATGCCCGCGGGGATGAGTTTCACCGAGGCCGCGACCCTGCCGGTCGTCTTCTCCACCGTCCACTACAGCCTCGATCACCTGGCGCGGCTCAGGGCCGGGGAGACGGTCCTGGTGCACGGCGGCGCCGGTGGCATCGGCCTCGCCGTCCTCCAGTACGCCCACCGGTGCGGCGCCCGGGTGATCGCCACCGCGGGCACACCCGCCAAGCGGGAACTGCTGCGCACTCTGGGCGCCGAGCATGTCCTTGACTCCCGCAGCCTGGACTTCGCCGTCCGCGTCATGGAGGTCACCGACGGGCGCGGGGTCGACGTCGTGGTCAACTCCCTGGCAGGGGAGGCGATCACACGCAGTCTGGAGCTGCTGCGCCCGGGCGGCCGGTTCATCGAGCTGGGCAAGCGCGACATCTACGAGAACAGGCCCCTGCTGCTGCGGCCCTTCCGCAACAACATCAGCTTCTTCGGAGTCGACCTCACCACGCTGGCCTTCGACCCCGACCGTGGAGCCAGGCTCTTCGCGGACGTGACCGAGCGCGTACGCGACAGGTCGTACCGCCCGCTGCCCCACAGCGTGTACCCCGCGGCCCGCGTGTCCGAGGCGTTCCAGCTCATGCAGCACTCCCGCCACGTCGGAAAGGTCGTCGTGGCGATGGACCCGCTGGACGAGCCGGTGCCCGTGGAGCGGCGGACGCAGGCGCCCTCCCTGGACCCCAGCGGCACCTACCTGGTGACGGGCGGCCTGAGCGGATTCGGCGCCGCGACCGCCGAGTGGCTCGCCGAGAGGGGCGCACGGCACCTGGCGCTGATGAGCCGGCGCGGCGACGCGTCACCCGAGGCCGGGACGGTACTGGCCGGACTCGCCGAACGCGGCGTGCGGGCCACCGCGTACGCGGCCGACGTCACCGACCCGTCCGCCGTTCGAGAGGTCCTCGCACGAATCGACTCCGGAGGACACCCGCTGCGCGGAGCCGTCCACTGCGCGATGCACCTGGAGGACGACCCGCTGGCCGAACTTACCGACGAACGGTTCGCCGCCGCCCTGGCCCCGAAGACGGCCGGCGCCGCCGTGCTCGACCAGCTGCTGGGCGACCGGGAACTGGACCTGTTCCTCCTGTACTCCTCCGGTACGACCTTCCTCGGCAACGTCCGCCAGGCCAACTACGTGGCGGCCGATCTCTGGCTTGAGGCGCTCGCGCGCCGCCGCCGTGGGGCGGGCGCCGCCGGACGGGCGATCGCCTGGGGGGCCATCGGCGAGACGGGATACGTCGCCCGCACCGGCCTGACCGGAGCGCTGACCTCAGTGGGCATCGAACCCGTCGCGCCCCGCGAGGCGTTCGCGGCCGCCGAGCTGCTGGCCGCACAGGGCCCTGAGGTGGCCGGCGTCGGGCGCTACAACTGGGCCCGCCTGCGCAACTTCCTGCCCGCCCTCGCGGCGCCCCGCTGCGCGACGCTGCTCCCCGAGCACATGGGCGAGGCCGACCACTCACGCGAGGAGATCGTGGCGGCGCTGGCGGCCATGGAGCCGCAGGACGCGGTACGCGCCGTCGCCGAGACGCTCGCGCGCCTGCTGGCCGGAGTGCTGCACCTGGACGAACAGGACCTCGACCATGACCGCCGGCTCGACGAGTACGGACTGGATTCCCTCATGCTCGCCGAGATGCTGGTGTCCCTGCGCACCCGGTTCGACATCGACATCCCGCCGCTGGAGTTGCTGCGCAGCGGCGGGACCATCACCGACATCTCCCACCTGGTGCTGCTGCGCCTCGGTCTGACGGGCAACCCGTCAGCGGCGGCCGGAAGCGCCGAGCCAGCCGAAGCGGATTCCGTCTCCAGGGTGTGA
- the rpsP gene encoding 30S ribosomal protein S16 — protein sequence MAVKIKLKRLGKIRSPHYRIVVADSRTRRDGRAIEEIGLYHPVQNPSRIEVNSERAQYWLSVGAQPTEPVMAILKLTGDWQKHKGLPAPAPLKVAEPKDKRAAFEAFTKGLEGDDVKGEAITQKAKKADKKADEAADAAASTESTEA from the coding sequence GTGGCAGTCAAGATCAAGCTGAAGCGTCTGGGCAAGATCCGTTCGCCTCACTACCGCATCGTCGTCGCCGACTCCCGTACCCGCCGTGACGGCCGGGCCATCGAGGAGATCGGCCTGTACCACCCGGTGCAGAACCCCTCGCGCATCGAGGTCAACTCGGAGCGTGCCCAGTACTGGCTGTCCGTCGGCGCCCAGCCGACCGAGCCGGTCATGGCGATCCTCAAGCTCACCGGCGACTGGCAGAAGCACAAGGGCCTGCCGGCCCCGGCGCCGCTGAAGGTCGCGGAGCCCAAGGACAAGCGCGCCGCGTTCGAGGCCTTCACCAAGGGTCTCGAGGGCGACGACGTCAAGGGTGAGGCCATCACTCAGAAGGCCAAGAAGGCTGACAAGAAGGCGGACGAGGCTGCTGACGCGGCCGCGTCCACCGAGTCCACCGAGGCCTGA
- a CDS encoding RNA-binding protein — protein MLEEALEHLVKGIVDNPDDVQVASRNLRRGRVLEVRVHPDDLGKVIGRNGRTARALRTVVGAIGGRGVRVDLVDVDQVR, from the coding sequence ATGCTCGAGGAGGCTCTCGAGCACCTCGTGAAGGGCATCGTCGACAACCCCGACGACGTGCAGGTGGCCTCGCGCAACCTGCGCCGCGGGCGCGTCCTCGAGGTCCGGGTTCACCCCGACGACCTCGGCAAGGTGATCGGTCGCAACGGCCGCACCGCGCGCGCTCTGCGCACCGTCGTGGGCGCCATCGGCGGCCGCGGTGTCCGCGTCGACCTCGTCGACGTGGACCAGGTTCGCTGA
- a CDS encoding SAM-dependent methyltransferase has translation MTPTLVQSHLHRGGTAPRVNLGARARDWAEIQERMLVPLFEAVYERLDVGDGTRLLGLGCGSGLALLMAASRGAAVTGVDPSAPERLALARKRLSPDSAPEAAAGAAGGARLVEGGPADAAGPDVPAYNLVTAFQPIGCMAGDSEGLSSLLETAAPLTDRGTPVVLVGWGPPERCATSMVLRVATKLADPMRSAGSWRPALRDDLEEVAQRAGLKPDGSGRVACPFGYADVESAVRGLLSTGLFDAAVGATDKAQVDKELTEALHPHRRHDGTVWMPNVFRYLIARTP, from the coding sequence ATGACACCAACACTCGTGCAGTCGCACCTCCATCGCGGGGGCACTGCGCCCCGTGTGAACCTCGGTGCACGCGCGCGTGACTGGGCGGAGATCCAGGAACGGATGCTGGTCCCGCTCTTCGAAGCGGTGTACGAACGGCTCGACGTGGGTGACGGCACCCGGCTGCTCGGTCTCGGCTGCGGATCCGGACTCGCCCTGCTGATGGCGGCCTCCCGGGGCGCCGCGGTGACCGGTGTCGACCCGTCGGCGCCCGAGCGGCTGGCGCTGGCGCGGAAGCGGCTGTCGCCGGACTCCGCGCCGGAGGCGGCGGCAGGCGCGGCCGGTGGGGCGAGGCTCGTCGAAGGGGGCCCCGCGGACGCGGCGGGCCCGGACGTGCCCGCGTACAACCTCGTCACCGCGTTCCAGCCGATCGGCTGCATGGCGGGCGACTCCGAAGGACTCTCCAGCCTCTTGGAGACGGCGGCTCCGCTCACCGACCGGGGCACCCCGGTGGTGCTCGTCGGATGGGGCCCTCCGGAGCGTTGCGCCACGTCCATGGTCCTGAGGGTGGCGACCAAGCTCGCCGATCCGATGCGCAGCGCGGGCAGTTGGCGCCCCGCCCTGCGCGACGACCTGGAGGAGGTGGCCCAGCGTGCGGGCCTCAAGCCGGACGGCTCCGGTCGCGTCGCCTGCCCGTTCGGGTACGCGGATGTGGAGAGCGCGGTCCGGGGGCTGCTCTCGACGGGTCTGTTCGACGCGGCGGTGGGCGCGACGGACAAGGCCCAGGTCGACAAGGAGCTGACGGAGGCGCTGCATCCGCACCGGCGGCACGACGGGACGGTGTGGATGCCGAACGTCTTCCGGTACTTGATAGCGCGTACGCCGTAG